The Clostridium sporogenes genome contains a region encoding:
- a CDS encoding MFS transporter produces the protein MNENIKLFNKDFSLIVIGQIISLMGNAILRFVLPLYLLDISGSSTLFGSILAISMIPSILLSPFGGMIADRVNKRNIMIILDFLTGVIMLAFAITLYNSFLVISISTILILLSVIQSLYQPTVQASIPALLSEDNMVKGNVIVNQINGLSNLLGPILGGFLYGVLGLMSIIIFSGISFLISAAIEIFINIPFVPQKKETNIFKAVAYDFKLSKNFIINDKPIIFKIMLVIASFNFFLTAMIMVGLPAIIKGKLGLSNEFYVLSQSMLMIGTLIGGILVGLLSEKMTSNKFGTLFFITPLILLPIAGTFIVNLKPILSYIIIVCSTVLIMIIVTMFNIMIMAFIQKEAPLEVIGKIIAFISTIGMCALPLGQLMYGYLFDVMIDKIYLIIFIAVFVSMFITFASRRIFKLIC, from the coding sequence ATGAATGAAAATATAAAACTGTTTAATAAAGATTTTTCCTTAATAGTTATTGGGCAGATAATTTCACTTATGGGTAATGCAATTCTCCGTTTTGTATTACCACTATATTTATTGGATATAAGTGGATCCTCTACTCTATTTGGTAGTATACTGGCTATATCAATGATACCCTCCATTTTGTTGTCCCCATTTGGAGGAATGATTGCGGATAGAGTAAATAAGCGTAACATTATGATTATACTGGATTTTTTAACGGGAGTAATTATGCTTGCTTTTGCAATTACTTTATATAATAGTTTCTTAGTTATTTCTATATCCACAATTTTAATATTGTTGTCAGTTATACAGTCTCTTTATCAACCTACTGTGCAGGCAAGTATTCCAGCTTTGTTGTCAGAAGATAACATGGTAAAAGGAAATGTTATTGTAAATCAAATTAATGGATTATCCAATTTATTAGGTCCTATTCTAGGTGGTTTTTTGTATGGAGTGTTGGGACTTATGTCAATTATCATTTTTAGTGGAATAAGTTTTCTTATATCTGCTGCAATAGAAATATTCATAAATATTCCTTTTGTTCCTCAGAAAAAAGAAACAAATATCTTTAAAGCTGTAGCATATGATTTTAAATTAAGTAAAAATTTTATTATAAATGATAAGCCAATTATTTTTAAAATAATGCTAGTTATTGCAAGCTTTAATTTCTTTTTAACTGCAATGATTATGGTGGGCTTACCGGCAATAATAAAAGGCAAACTTGGTTTAAGTAATGAATTTTATGTTTTATCCCAAAGTATGTTGATGATAGGTACATTAATAGGAGGAATTTTAGTTGGTTTGTTATCTGAAAAAATGACTTCAAATAAGTTTGGTACGCTATTTTTTATTACTCCACTTATTTTATTACCTATTGCTGGAACTTTTATTGTTAATTTAAAACCAATTTTGTCATATATAATAATAGTATGTTCTACGGTTTTGATTATGATTATTGTAACAATGTTTAATATTATGATAATGGCATTTATTCAAAAGGAAGCTCCTTTGGAGGTGATAGGTAAAATTATTGCTTTTATATCTACTATAGGAATGTGTGCGTTACCTTTAGGTCAATTAATGTATGGGTATTTGTTTGATGTAATGATAGATAAGATATATCTTATTATTTTTATCGCTGTTTTCGTAAGTATGTTCATTACATTTGCATCAAGGCGAATATTTAAGTTAATTTGTTAG
- a CDS encoding pyridoxal-phosphate-dependent aminotransferase family protein has translation MKVPYVMTPGPTMVRENVRIARAMETTNPDLDLQFYDYYKETCEKIGEFLETKNEVRILSGEGILGLEAACASLTEKDDRILVIDNGIFGEGFADFVEIYGGEVIFFKEDRRRDIDIEKLKEFLEKDSNFKYATVVHCDTPSGVINDVSKICPMLKEKGIITVVDSVSAMGGQELKVDEWEIDIVLGGSQKCMSAPPGLSFLSISKDAFKAMEERKTPIASYYCNLLLWKDYYKNKWFPYTPAISDIVGLRAAVDNILEDKDFVSRHNNIAKACRKAIVESGLRLYLKQGYSNTVTVIELPKEIEDKVLRTYMQDKYNVIIAGSFGYLQGKVIRIGHMGENANTDKMTYTLFALQNSLEHLGYKLEVNLTEAFLQQIMD, from the coding sequence ATGAAGGTACCATATGTTATGACGCCCGGCCCTACTATGGTAAGAGAAAATGTTAGAATAGCAAGAGCTATGGAAACAACAAACCCAGATTTAGATTTACAATTTTATGATTATTATAAAGAGACCTGTGAAAAAATAGGTGAATTTTTAGAAACTAAAAATGAAGTAAGAATATTAAGTGGAGAAGGTATATTAGGATTGGAAGCAGCCTGTGCTTCATTAACAGAAAAAGATGACAGAATTCTTGTAATTGACAATGGAATTTTTGGTGAAGGTTTTGCAGATTTTGTAGAAATCTATGGAGGAGAAGTAATATTTTTCAAAGAAGATAGAAGAAGGGATATAGATATAGAAAAGTTGAAAGAATTTCTAGAGAAGGATAGTAACTTTAAATATGCTACTGTTGTACACTGTGATACTCCCTCAGGAGTTATTAATGATGTATCAAAGATATGTCCAATGCTTAAAGAAAAAGGCATAATAACTGTAGTAGATTCTGTATCTGCTATGGGTGGACAGGAGCTAAAGGTGGATGAATGGGAAATAGATATAGTTCTTGGTGGATCTCAAAAATGTATGTCAGCCCCTCCAGGACTTTCATTCCTTAGTATAAGTAAAGATGCTTTTAAAGCTATGGAAGAAAGGAAAACACCTATAGCATCTTATTATTGTAATCTCCTTTTATGGAAGGATTATTATAAAAATAAATGGTTCCCATATACTCCAGCTATAAGTGATATAGTTGGACTAAGAGCAGCGGTGGATAATATTTTAGAGGACAAAGATTTTGTATCAAGACATAATAATATAGCAAAGGCGTGTAGAAAGGCTATAGTAGAAAGTGGGCTTAGGCTTTATTTAAAGCAGGGTTATTCCAATACTGTTACAGTTATAGAACTACCTAAAGAAATAGAGGATAAAGTTCTAAGAACATATATGCAGGATAAATACAATGTAATCATAGCGGGTTCCTTTGGATATCTTCAAGGTAAGGTCATAAGAATAGGTCATATGGGTGAAAATGCTAATACAGATAAGATGACCTATACACTATTTGCACTTCAAAACAGCTTAGAGCATTTAGGGTATA
- a CDS encoding ABC transporter permease → MIKLIQLELKRNKLKTYVISTGFITLSLVVFMYMFLFVSTQTDISGDVYIKNALSNYETIILLINIISCVCFTTLSGVMYAGFVINEYSGKRAILLFSYPVSPRRIIFTKLLIVSLFTFLGYILSSLLAYTIFFIGESFIHIVPDTLTVVKLVMIVKITLIMSFLSSGLGMIAMRIGFSKKSVPVTIVSAFTLSVIPSNIISNAIGITWFPFVFMVISLIIGMAVFVNLVSAVNKIEVK, encoded by the coding sequence ATGATTAAATTAATTCAACTTGAACTTAAAAGAAATAAACTAAAAACTTATGTAATTTCCACTGGATTTATTACTTTGTCTTTGGTTGTATTTATGTATATGTTTTTATTTGTTTCAACCCAAACTGATATTAGTGGGGATGTTTATATTAAAAATGCTTTGTCTAATTATGAAACAATCATATTGCTTATAAATATAATAAGTTGTGTATGTTTCACTACTCTTTCAGGAGTAATGTACGCTGGATTTGTTATTAATGAATATTCTGGTAAAAGAGCCATACTGTTATTTTCTTATCCAGTTTCACCACGAAGGATAATCTTTACTAAACTCTTAATAGTTTCTTTATTTACATTTTTGGGTTATATATTAAGTAGCCTTTTGGCTTATACAATCTTTTTCATTGGGGAAAGTTTTATTCATATTGTTCCTGATACATTGACGGTTGTAAAACTAGTTATGATTGTAAAAATTACCCTAATAATGTCTTTTCTATCATCAGGTTTAGGAATGATTGCAATGAGAATAGGTTTTTCTAAAAAATCTGTTCCAGTTACGATAGTTTCTGCTTTTACCTTATCTGTAATTCCATCAAATATTATATCTAATGCCATTGGAATTACTTGGTTTCCTTTTGTATTTATGGTGATTTCTCTTATAATAGGTATGGCAGTATTTGTGAATTTAGTCAGTGCTGTTAACAAAATAGAGGTAAAATAA